In one Curtobacterium citreum genomic region, the following are encoded:
- a CDS encoding coiled-coil domain-containing protein translates to MRLSPSRSVLVAAAVVVGALVVPALTAAPASATDYPTWADVQAAKGNEQAKQAEIGTVQDALHAAQADAAAKSQTALDASAAADAAEADLSAATQAATSLQAQADDAQRTADRAQARAGQLAASLYRDGSENAMATRIATAEDPDDLLYQLGALDQLTGTWTDVLDDASVAAHTASSLHEQATRAEDERASLASAAERKSDAATAAAKTAAQAVASTQQHSDELYAQLASLKDTTAATEQQYAVGQAVAAQAAAQARAAQAAAQAAAAAKAQATPGSSSAASSGNAYPSTDGVVVDPAGAQAYARGAIGAYGWGSDQFSCLVSLWTQESGWRANALNVSSGAYGIPQSLPASKMGVAGADWRTNAATQINWGLAYIHDAYGSPCAAWNHEMSENPHWY, encoded by the coding sequence ATGCGTCTCTCTCCGTCCCGGAGCGTGCTCGTCGCGGCCGCCGTGGTCGTCGGCGCGCTCGTCGTGCCCGCTCTGACCGCCGCGCCCGCGAGCGCCACCGACTACCCCACGTGGGCGGACGTGCAGGCCGCGAAGGGCAACGAGCAGGCCAAGCAGGCCGAGATCGGCACCGTGCAGGACGCCCTGCACGCCGCCCAGGCCGACGCCGCCGCCAAGTCGCAGACCGCGCTCGACGCGTCGGCCGCCGCGGACGCCGCCGAGGCGGACCTCAGCGCCGCCACGCAGGCCGCCACGAGCCTCCAGGCCCAGGCCGACGACGCCCAGCGGACGGCCGACCGTGCTCAGGCCCGGGCCGGTCAGCTCGCCGCGAGCCTGTACCGGGACGGCAGCGAGAACGCGATGGCCACCCGGATCGCGACCGCCGAGGACCCGGACGACCTGCTCTACCAACTCGGCGCGCTCGACCAGCTGACGGGCACGTGGACGGACGTCCTGGACGACGCCTCGGTCGCCGCCCACACCGCGTCGTCGCTGCACGAGCAGGCGACCCGCGCCGAGGACGAGCGGGCGTCCCTCGCGTCGGCTGCCGAGCGGAAGTCCGACGCGGCGACGGCGGCGGCGAAGACCGCGGCGCAGGCGGTCGCGAGCACCCAGCAGCACAGCGACGAGCTGTACGCGCAGCTCGCCTCGTTGAAGGACACGACCGCGGCGACCGAGCAGCAGTACGCCGTCGGGCAGGCGGTGGCCGCGCAGGCGGCGGCGCAGGCACGCGCGGCGCAGGCTGCGGCGCAGGCAGCGGCAGCGGCGAAGGCCCAGGCCACGCCGGGGAGCTCGAGTGCGGCGTCCTCCGGCAACGCGTACCCGAGCACCGACGGCGTCGTGGTCGACCCGGCCGGCGCACAGGCCTACGCCCGCGGCGCCATCGGTGCGTACGGCTGGGGCTCCGACCAGTTCTCGTGCCTCGTGTCGCTCTGGACGCAGGAGTCCGGCTGGCGTGCGAACGCCCTGAACGTGTCGAGCGGGGCGTACGGGATCCCGCAGTCCCTGCCGGCGAGCAAGATGGGCGTGGCAGGAGCGGACTGGCGGACGAACGCGGCGACGCAGATCAACTGGGGCCTGGCGTACATCCACGACGCGTACGGCTCGCCCTGTGCCGCGTGGAACCACGAGATGAGCGAGAACCCGCACTGGTACTGA